The following are from one region of the Nicotiana tomentosiformis chromosome 7, ASM39032v3, whole genome shotgun sequence genome:
- the LOC138895417 gene encoding uncharacterized protein has product MASNFMDRFRFNTENAPDVFYIQNFKKKPTETFREYATRWRSEAAKVRLALEEAQMNKFFIRAQDPQYYESLMVIENHKFSDIIKLGERMEEGIKSEIVTNFEVLQDTNKAM; this is encoded by the coding sequence ATGGCATCAAATTTCATGGATCgattcaggtttaacacagaaaatgcaccagacgttttctacatcCAAAAtttcaagaagaagccaacggaaactttccgtgagtatgctactcggtggaggtctgaagctgcaaaagtaaggctaGCGCTGGAAGAAgcacaaatgaataagttcttcatcagagcgcaggatccgcaatactacgaaagcttgatggttattgaaaaccataaattttctgatatcatcaagttgggagagaggatggaagaagggatcaaaagcgaaATTGTGACAAATTTTGAAGTACTCCAAGACACAAATAAGGCCATGTAG
- the LOC104108546 gene encoding cytochrome P450 CYP72A219-like, protein MEMMYSIIAAASIAIILVYTWKVLNWAWFGPKKMEKCLRQRGLKGNPYKLLYGDLNELTKSIIEAKSKPINFSDDIAQRLIPFFLDAINKNGKNSFVWLGPYPIVLITDPEHLKEIFTKNYVYQKQTHPNPYAKLLAHGLVSLEEDKWAKHRKIISPAFHVEKLKHMLPAFYLSCSEMISKWEEVVPKETSFELDVWPDLQIMTSEVISRTAFGSSYEEGRIVFELQKEQAEYVMDIGRSIYIPGSRFLPTKRNKRMLEIEKQVQTTIRRIIDKRLKAMEEGETSKDDLLGILLESNLKEIELHGRNDFGITTSEVIEECKLFYFAGQETTSVLLVWTMILLCLHPEWQVRARKEVLQIFGNDKPDLEGLSRLKIVTMILYETLRLFPPLPAFGRRNKEEVKLGELHLPAGVLLVIPAILVHYDKEIWGEDAKEFKPERFSEGVSKATNGQVSFIPFSWGPRVCIGQNFAMMEAKMAVTMILQKFSFELSPSYTHAPFAIVTIHPQYGAPLLMRRL, encoded by the exons ATGGAGATGATGTACAGCATAATAGCAGCAGCCAGTATTGCAATTATCTTGGTATATACATGGAAAGTGTTGAATTGGGCTTGGTTTGGGCCAAAGAAAATGGAGAAATGCTTAAGACAGAGGGGTCTCAAGGGAAATCCTTATAAGCTACTCTATGGAGATCTAAACGAACTGACAAAAAGCATAATAGAAGCCAAGTCTAAGCCCATCAATTTCTCTGATGATATTGCTCAAAGGCTCATCCCTTTTTTTCTTGACGCCATCAACAAAAATG GTAAAAACTCCTTCGTCTGGCTTGGACCGTATCCAATAGTGTTGATCACGGATCCTGAGCATTTAAAGGAGATTTTCACAAAGAATTATGTGTATCAAAAGCAAACTCATCCCAATCCATACGCCAAGCTATTAGCTCACGGTCTTGTCAGCCTTGAGGAAGACAAATGggccaaacacagaaaaatcattaGTCCTGCCTTCCATGTCGAGAAGCTAAAG CATATGCTGCCTGCATTTTATCTGAGTTGTAGTGAAATGATAAGCAAATGGGAGGAGGTTGTTCCAAAAGAAACATCATTCGAGCTCGATGTATGGCCAGACCTTCAAATAATGACCAGTGAAGTCATTTCTCGCACTGCATTTGGGAGTAGCTATGAAGAAGGAAGAATAGTATTTGAACTTCAGAAAGAACAAGCTGAGTATGTAATGGACATAGGACGTTCAATTTATATACCAGGATCAAG GTTCTTGCCTACTAAAAGGAACAAAAGAATGCTGGAAATTGAAAAGCAAGTGCAAACAACAATTAGGCGTATCATCGACAAAAGATTGAAGGCAATGGAAGAAGGGGAGACTAGTAAAGATGACTTATTAGGCATATTACTTGAATCCAATTTGAAAGAAATTGAACTTCATGGAAGAAATGACTTCGGAATAACAACATCAGAAGTGATTGAAGAGTGCAAGTTATTCTATTTTGCCGGCCAAGAGACCACTTCAGTGTTGCTTGTTTGGACAATGATTTTGTTGTGCTTACATCCAGAGTGGCAAGTACGTGCCAGAAAGGAAGTGTTGCAGATCTTTGGAAATGATAAACCAGATTTGGAAGGACTAAGTCGCTTGAAAATT GTAACAATGATCTTGTACGAGACGTTACGCCTATTCCCCCCATTACCAGCATTTGGTAGAAGGAACAAAGAAGAAGTCAAATTAGGGGAGCTACATCTACCGGCTGGAGTGTTACTCGTTATACCAGCAATCTTAGTACATTATGATAAGGAAATATGGGGTGAAGATGCAAAGGAATTCAAACCAGAAAGATTCAGTGAAGGAGTGTCAAAGGCAACAAATGGACAAGTCTCATTTATACCATTTAGCTGGGGACCTCGTGTTTGCATTGGACAAAACTTCGCAATGATGGAAGCAAAAATGGCAGTAACTATGATACTACAAAAATTCTCCTTTGAACTATCCCCTTCTTATACACATGCTCCATTTGCAATTGTGACTATTCATCCCCAGTATGGTGCTCCTCTGCTTATGCGCAGACTTTAA